One window of Fusobacterium sp. FSA-380-WT-3A genomic DNA carries:
- a CDS encoding sulfite exporter TauE/SafE family protein, with protein sequence MFSDISIENLIILIILCFLASFVDAIAGGGGLISLPAYISAGFPIHLVMGTHKFSATLSTLGSSVGFFRHGKLNFNILKYLVPFHLIGACLGVYILNKIDENFLEPIIIFLLILILIYTIVNKEIGLKNNFTKTTLKSTILGSIISFIIGFYIGFFGPGGGSFLLFAFIKIYGMDFILSSGNAKILNLVSNLSSLMMFIYYERVNYIYGFIVGFFMFLGGQIGTKFAIKKGSKLIKPFFIGVTTITLLKIIIEKFF encoded by the coding sequence ATGTTTTCTGATATCTCAATAGAAAATCTCATTATTTTAATTATTTTATGTTTTTTAGCTTCTTTTGTTGATGCCATAGCTGGTGGTGGTGGACTTATAAGTCTTCCAGCTTATATTTCTGCTGGATTTCCTATACATTTAGTTATGGGAACTCATAAATTTTCAGCTACTTTATCCACTTTAGGTAGTAGTGTTGGTTTCTTTAGACATGGAAAATTAAATTTTAATATCTTAAAATATTTAGTTCCTTTTCATTTAATAGGTGCATGTTTAGGAGTTTATATTCTTAATAAGATAGATGAAAATTTCTTAGAACCTATTATTATTTTTCTTTTAATTTTAATACTAATTTATACTATTGTTAACAAAGAAATAGGATTAAAAAATAATTTTACTAAAACAACTTTAAAATCTACAATATTGGGGTCTATCATATCTTTTATAATAGGTTTTTACATAGGTTTTTTTGGTCCTGGTGGTGGGTCTTTCCTATTGTTTGCTTTCATTAAAATTTATGGAATGGATTTTATTCTTTCTAGTGGAAATGCAAAAATTTTAAATTTAGTTAGTAACCTTTCTAGTTTAATGATGTTTATCTATTATGAAAGAGTTAATTATATCTATGGTTTTATAGTAGGATTTTTTATGTTTTTAGGAGGACAAATTGGAACTAAGTTTGCTATAAAAAAAGGTAGTAAACTTATAAAGCCTTTTTTCATTGGGGTCACTACTATTACACTTTTAAAAATAATCATTGAGAAATTTTTTTAA
- a CDS encoding GntR family transcriptional regulator encodes MGNYVNLKEKAYDIIKNKIINLDFQPGEYLEEKKLGELLEISRTPIREALSRLENEMWVKNMPRKGIFVTEVDEHLLNDIFEVRIHFEPAVLEIAFSNLSSVKLQLFKSRFEAYENCDQSERDKLDNDFHLYIFNSVDNIFVKNMLNTTFEHLVRVRRLSFDKKSKERIAESNKEHIEIINLILSGKKEESVKAFRNHLEKSYKYYLEILF; translated from the coding sequence ATGGGGAATTATGTCAATTTAAAAGAAAAAGCTTATGATATTATAAAAAATAAAATTATTAATCTTGATTTTCAGCCTGGAGAATATTTAGAAGAAAAAAAATTAGGAGAACTTTTAGAAATAAGTAGAACTCCTATTAGAGAAGCATTATCTAGATTAGAAAATGAAATGTGGGTAAAAAATATGCCTCGTAAGGGGATTTTTGTTACAGAAGTAGATGAACATCTTTTAAATGATATTTTTGAAGTGAGAATACACTTTGAACCTGCTGTTTTAGAAATTGCATTTTCTAATCTCTCTTCTGTTAAATTACAATTATTCAAAAGTAGATTTGAAGCTTATGAAAACTGTGACCAAAGTGAAAGAGATAAATTAGATAATGATTTTCATTTATATATTTTTAATTCTGTTGATAATATTTTTGTTAAAAATATGTTAAATACAACTTTTGAGCATTTAGTTAGAGTTAGAAGATTATCCTTTGATAAAAAAAGTAAAGAGAGAATTGCTGAATCTAATAAAGAACATATAGAAATTATTAATTTAATTTTATCTGGTAAAAAAGAAGAATCTGTTAAAGCATTTAGAAATCATTTAGAAAAATCTTATAAATACTATTTAGAAATTTTATTTTAA
- a CDS encoding Mrp/NBP35 family ATP-binding protein, translating to MKKLMANNKQMSELDIKVKNNMEKIKHKIVVMSGKGGVGKSTISTNIAYGLALKGYKVGILDADIHGPNVALMLGKEGVKATSFAPISLLDGNLKVISLSFFIGSSDDPIIWRGPAKIGAIHQFLGDVQWGELDYLVVDLPPGTGDEPLTIAQSIGKADGSVIVTTPQDVSILDSRKSIKFSKLINLPILGIVENMSGFVCPHCGERIDIFKTGGGEKTAKELNVEFLGKVPMNPSIVIAGDSGIPYIGSQEKNASHDALEEIVNKLIEKTQK from the coding sequence ATGAAAAAATTAATGGCCAATAACAAACAAATGAGCGAACTTGATATAAAAGTTAAAAATAATATGGAAAAAATAAAACATAAAATAGTTGTTATGAGTGGAAAAGGTGGAGTTGGAAAATCTACTATATCTACTAATATTGCTTATGGACTAGCTCTAAAAGGATATAAAGTTGGAATTTTAGATGCCGATATTCATGGACCTAACGTAGCTCTTATGTTAGGAAAAGAGGGAGTTAAAGCCACATCATTTGCTCCAATCTCTTTACTTGATGGAAATTTAAAAGTTATTTCTTTAAGTTTCTTTATAGGTTCTTCTGATGACCCTATCATTTGGAGAGGTCCAGCTAAAATAGGAGCTATACATCAATTTTTAGGAGATGTTCAATGGGGAGAATTAGATTATCTTGTAGTTGACTTACCTCCTGGAACAGGTGATGAACCTTTAACAATAGCTCAATCTATCGGAAAAGCTGATGGTAGTGTTATTGTTACTACTCCTCAAGATGTATCTATTTTAGATTCAAGAAAATCTATAAAATTCTCAAAACTTATAAATCTTCCTATTTTAGGAATAGTTGAAAATATGAGTGGATTTGTTTGTCCTCATTGTGGAGAAAGAATAGATATTTTCAAAACTGGTGGTGGAGAAAAAACTGCTAAAGAACTTAATGTTGAATTTTTAGGAAAAGTTCCTATGAATCCATCTATTGTTATAGCAGGAGATTCTGGAATTCCATATATTGGTTCTCAAGAAAAAAATGCCTCTCATGATGCTTTAGAAGAAATAGTTAATAAATTAATAGAAAAAACTCAAAAATAA
- a CDS encoding Na+/H+ antiporter NhaC family protein, producing the protein MKEQEKSNFLGLVPFLIFILIYLGTGIFLHFRGVDMAFYQLPSPVAIFIGIISAFIILKENFNDKFDNFLKGCGNEDILIMCIVYLLAGAFASVSKAMGGVDSAVNFGLTFIPPQYIAAGIFIIAAFISTATGTSVGAIVSLGPIGVGLAEKSGVSMALVMASLIGGAIFGDNLSVISDTTIAATRTQGVDMRDKFRVNIMIAAPSAIITVILLIIYGRPEIIVEAQNYTYNFIKILPYILVLVLSLIGINVFLVLTLGIISSGIIGLIYGEFTILKLANEIYGGFISMNEIFLLSLLTGGLAQLVKNAGGINWLIDKIQSFIKGKKSALLGIGVLVGVIDMAVANNTIAIIINGPIAKKISYKYKVDPRKTATILDIFSCVAQGVIPYGAQMLILIGFTGGAISFFDVFPFLWYQGLLFILTIISIFIPFADFYTNKYPWDFEREKPL; encoded by the coding sequence ATGAAAGAACAAGAAAAAAGTAACTTTTTAGGTTTAGTACCTTTTCTGATATTTATTTTAATATACCTTGGAACAGGTATTTTTCTTCATTTTAGAGGAGTAGACATGGCTTTTTATCAACTTCCTTCTCCTGTAGCAATTTTTATTGGAATAATATCTGCCTTTATTATATTAAAAGAAAATTTTAATGACAAATTTGATAATTTTTTGAAAGGTTGTGGAAATGAAGATATTTTAATTATGTGTATTGTTTATCTTTTGGCTGGAGCTTTTGCAAGTGTTTCAAAGGCTATGGGTGGAGTAGATTCAGCTGTTAATTTTGGGCTTACTTTTATCCCACCACAATACATAGCTGCTGGTATCTTTATTATTGCTGCTTTTATTTCTACTGCTACTGGAACTTCTGTAGGAGCTATTGTTTCTCTTGGTCCTATTGGTGTAGGTTTAGCTGAAAAATCTGGAGTTTCTATGGCTCTTGTAATGGCCTCTTTAATAGGTGGAGCAATATTTGGAGATAATTTATCTGTTATTTCTGATACAACTATTGCTGCTACTAGAACTCAAGGGGTTGATATGAGAGATAAATTTAGAGTAAATATTATGATAGCTGCTCCTAGTGCTATAATTACTGTTATATTACTAATTATTTATGGTAGACCTGAAATTATAGTTGAAGCTCAAAATTATACATATAATTTCATTAAAATCTTACCTTATATTTTAGTTTTAGTCCTTTCTCTAATAGGAATAAATGTATTTTTAGTTCTTACTTTAGGAATTATTAGTTCTGGAATTATTGGTTTAATATATGGAGAATTTACTATTTTAAAATTAGCTAATGAAATATATGGTGGTTTTATAAGTATGAATGAAATTTTCTTACTTTCCCTTCTTACTGGTGGATTAGCTCAACTTGTAAAAAATGCTGGTGGAATAAATTGGTTAATAGATAAAATCCAATCTTTTATCAAAGGAAAAAAATCAGCTCTTTTAGGAATAGGAGTTTTAGTTGGAGTTATTGATATGGCTGTTGCTAATAATACTATTGCTATTATTATTAATGGTCCTATTGCCAAAAAAATTAGTTATAAATATAAGGTTGACCCTAGAAAAACAGCTACTATTTTAGATATATTCTCTTGTGTAGCTCAAGGAGTTATTCCTTATGGAGCTCAAATGTTAATATTAATCGGTTTTACTGGAGGAGCCATAAGCTTTTTTGATGTCTTTCCATTTTTATGGTATCAAGGACTTTTATTTATTTTAACAATTATTTCTATATTTATTCCTTTTGCTGATTTTTACACAAATAAATATCCTTGGGATTTTGAAAGAGAAAAACCTTTATAA
- the prfA gene encoding peptide chain release factor 1, whose protein sequence is MFGKLDEVVKRHEELTALLGTVEVASDTKKMIEYNKALNEITPIVEKYNEYKTYKEDLDFIKENIKSEKDPEMKAMMNEEMAELESKLPELENELRILLLPKDPNDERNVIIEIRGGAGGDEAALFAGDLYRMYTRYAERKRWKIDVIEFQEIGVGGVKEVVFSISGQGAYSKLKYESGVHRVQRVPETEAAGRVHTSTATVAVLPEVDEIEQIQSINPSELKIDTYRSGGAGGQHVNMTDSAVRITHLPTGIVVQCQDERSQLKNREKAMKHLLSKLYEMECEKQRSQVENERKLQVGSGARSEKIRTYNFPQGRITDHRIKYTVYQLEAFLDGDLEEMIDALTTFDQAEKLKNIAG, encoded by the coding sequence ATGTTTGGAAAATTAGATGAAGTTGTAAAAAGACATGAAGAGTTAACAGCATTATTAGGAACTGTTGAAGTAGCTAGTGATACAAAAAAAATGATAGAGTATAATAAAGCTTTAAACGAAATAACTCCTATAGTTGAAAAATATAATGAGTATAAAACTTATAAAGAAGATTTAGATTTTATAAAAGAGAATATAAAATCAGAAAAAGACCCAGAAATGAAAGCTATGATGAATGAAGAAATGGCTGAACTAGAAAGTAAATTACCAGAATTAGAAAATGAATTAAGAATTTTACTTCTTCCAAAAGACCCTAATGATGAAAGAAACGTTATCATAGAAATTAGAGGTGGAGCAGGAGGAGATGAGGCTGCTCTATTTGCTGGAGACCTATATAGAATGTATACAAGATATGCTGAAAGAAAAAGATGGAAGATTGATGTAATAGAATTCCAAGAAATTGGAGTAGGTGGAGTAAAAGAGGTAGTATTTTCAATCAGTGGACAAGGAGCTTACTCTAAATTAAAATATGAATCTGGAGTTCATAGAGTACAAAGAGTTCCTGAAACAGAAGCTGCTGGAAGAGTTCACACTTCAACAGCAACAGTTGCTGTATTACCAGAAGTAGATGAAATAGAGCAAATTCAAAGTATTAACCCTTCAGAACTAAAAATAGATACTTATAGGTCTGGTGGAGCAGGAGGACAACATGTTAATATGACAGACTCAGCTGTTAGAATTACTCATTTACCTACAGGAATAGTAGTACAATGTCAAGATGAAAGGTCTCAATTAAAAAATAGAGAAAAAGCAATGAAACACTTACTTTCAAAATTATATGAGATGGAATGTGAAAAACAAAGATCTCAAGTTGAAAATGAAAGAAAGTTACAAGTAGGTAGTGGAGCTAGATCTGAAAAAATAAGAACATATAATTTCCCTCAAGGAAGAATAACAGACCATAGAATAAAATATACTGTTTATCAATTAGAAGCTTTCTTAGATGGAGATTTAGAAGAAATGATAGATGCCCTAACAACATTTGACCAAGCTGAAAAGTTAAAAAATATTGCGGGGTAA
- the prmC gene encoding peptide chain release factor N(5)-glutamine methyltransferase: MKLLEIINFSKEYLEKYSFSKSRVESEKLISYVLQMERVNLYSNFEMELTEDEKTKIKSFLKEMARKRKTFDEILKGRKEIEKNEIEISKNYKNENIEILSKSIQYLKKFGVENARIDTEYIFAYVLNVKRNSLMLNFNREITKDEREKIKEFLIRRGKRREPLQYILKEWEFYGLPFIVDERVLIPRPDTEILVEECKFLLEEVESPKILDIGTGSGAIAITLAKLFPNSKVIGVDISSEALEIANKNKELNNINNVEFILSDVFEKILEKDFDLIVSNPPYISIDEYRELMPEVKNYEPRLALTDNGDGYYFYKKISKEAFEYLKKGGYLAFEIGYNQGEEVSKLMKKDGYDVKGVIRDYGDNQRVVVGRKE; encoded by the coding sequence ATGAAATTATTAGAAATAATAAACTTTTCGAAGGAGTATTTGGAAAAATACTCCTTTTCAAAATCTAGGGTAGAAAGTGAAAAATTAATTTCATATGTTCTTCAAATGGAAAGAGTAAATCTTTATTCAAATTTTGAAATGGAACTTACAGAAGATGAAAAAACAAAAATAAAATCTTTTTTAAAAGAAATGGCTAGAAAAAGAAAAACTTTTGATGAAATATTAAAAGGTAGAAAAGAAATAGAAAAAAATGAAATAGAAATTTCTAAAAATTATAAAAATGAAAATATTGAAATTTTAAGTAAGTCTATTCAATATTTAAAAAAATTTGGTGTAGAAAATGCTAGAATAGATACTGAATATATTTTTGCATATGTTTTAAATGTTAAAAGAAATTCTCTTATGTTAAATTTTAATAGAGAGATAACAAAAGATGAGAGAGAAAAAATAAAAGAATTTTTAATAAGAAGAGGAAAAAGAAGAGAGCCACTTCAATATATATTAAAAGAGTGGGAATTTTATGGATTGCCTTTTATAGTAGATGAAAGAGTACTTATCCCAAGACCAGATACTGAAATATTAGTTGAAGAGTGCAAATTTTTGTTAGAAGAGGTTGAAAGTCCAAAAATTTTAGATATAGGAACAGGAAGTGGAGCAATAGCTATTACTTTAGCTAAATTATTTCCTAATTCCAAAGTAATAGGTGTAGATATAAGTTCAGAAGCTTTAGAAATTGCTAATAAAAATAAAGAATTAAATAATATCAATAATGTAGAATTTATTTTATCAGATGTTTTTGAAAAAATATTAGAAAAAGATTTTGATTTAATAGTTTCTAATCCACCTTATATTTCAATAGATGAATATAGAGAATTAATGCCAGAAGTAAAAAATTATGAACCTAGATTAGCTTTAACTGACAATGGAGATGGGTATTATTTTTATAAAAAAATATCAAAAGAAGCTTTTGAATATTTAAAGAAAGGTGGATATCTAGCTTTTGAAATTGGGTATAATCAAGGAGAAGAAGTAAGTAAATTAATGAAAAAAGATGGTTATGATGTAAAAGGTGTAATTAGAGATTATGGAGATAACCAAAGAGTAGTGGTAGGTAGAAAGGAGTAA
- the queA gene encoding tRNA preQ1(34) S-adenosylmethionine ribosyltransferase-isomerase QueA, whose product MSTLLKDYDYNLPAHLIGQHPTEPRDHSRLMAVNKKTMTTEDKHFYNIIDYLNEGDVLVRNSTKVIPARLIGRKETGAVLEIFLLKRQNLDTWECLIGHAKKLKLNQKVYIGENNELIGELLEIKDDGNRIIKFHYEGVFEEVLDKLGEMPLPPYIVEKLEDQSRYQTVYAKRGESVAAPTAGLHFTKELLEKIKNKGITIVDIYLEVGLGTFRPVQVEDVLQHKMHTEKFEIPKEACEIINKAKKEGRRIVAVGTTTVRALESAVNENGELIEEVADTDIFIYPGYKFKMIDALITNFHLPKSTLLMLVSAFSSREFMLKVYKEAVEKEYHFFSFGDAMFIY is encoded by the coding sequence ATGTCTACATTATTAAAAGATTATGATTATAATTTACCAGCACATTTAATAGGACAACATCCTACAGAGCCAAGAGACCATTCAAGATTAATGGCTGTCAATAAGAAAACAATGACTACAGAGGATAAACATTTTTATAATATAATAGATTATCTTAATGAGGGAGATGTTTTAGTAAGAAATTCTACAAAAGTTATTCCAGCTAGATTAATTGGAAGAAAAGAAACAGGAGCTGTTTTAGAAATCTTTTTACTAAAAAGGCAAAATTTAGATACTTGGGAATGTTTAATAGGCCATGCTAAAAAATTAAAATTAAATCAAAAAGTGTATATAGGTGAAAATAATGAGCTTATAGGTGAATTATTAGAAATAAAAGATGATGGAAATAGAATAATAAAATTTCATTATGAAGGGGTATTTGAAGAAGTTTTAGATAAGTTAGGAGAAATGCCTTTACCACCATATATAGTTGAAAAATTAGAAGACCAAAGTAGATATCAAACTGTATATGCTAAAAGAGGAGAGTCTGTAGCTGCTCCTACAGCTGGACTTCATTTTACAAAAGAATTATTAGAAAAAATAAAAAATAAGGGAATTACAATAGTAGATATTTATTTGGAAGTTGGATTGGGAACTTTTAGACCTGTTCAAGTAGAAGATGTATTACAACATAAAATGCATACAGAAAAATTTGAAATTCCTAAGGAAGCTTGTGAAATTATAAATAAAGCTAAGAAAGAGGGAAGAAGAATAGTAGCTGTGGGAACTACTACAGTTAGGGCTTTAGAATCAGCAGTTAATGAAAATGGAGAATTAATAGAAGAAGTAGCAGATACAGATATATTTATTTATCCTGGATATAAATTTAAAATGATAGATGCTCTTATTACTAATTTTCATCTTCCAAAATCAACTTTATTAATGTTAGTTTCAGCTTTTAGTTCTAGAGAATTTATGTTAAAAGTATATAAAGAAGCAGTTGAAAAAGAATATCATTTCTTTAGTTTTGGAGATGCAATGTTTATATATTAA
- the rsmD gene encoding 16S rRNA (guanine(966)-N(2))-methyltransferase RsmD: protein MKIIAGEAKGRKLKSRKGTDTRPTLANVKESLFSIIQNYIEGCRFLDLFSGTGNIALEALSRGAEKAVMIEKDPEALKIIIENINDLGFENRCRAYKNDVIRAIEILGKKNEKFDIIFMDPPYKEELCRKVLKAIRKADIIEKNGLIICEHHIFEDLTADEEGFKFTDRRLYNKKAISFFVNE from the coding sequence TTGAAAATAATAGCAGGAGAGGCAAAAGGAAGAAAATTAAAAAGTAGAAAAGGAACAGACACAAGACCAACATTAGCTAATGTAAAAGAATCTTTATTTTCTATAATTCAAAATTATATAGAGGGATGTAGATTTTTAGATTTATTTAGTGGCACAGGAAATATTGCTTTAGAAGCTTTGAGTAGAGGAGCTGAAAAAGCAGTTATGATAGAAAAAGACCCAGAAGCCTTGAAAATTATAATAGAAAATATAAATGATTTAGGTTTTGAAAATAGATGTAGAGCTTATAAAAATGATGTAATAAGAGCTATTGAAATATTAGGGAAAAAGAATGAGAAATTTGATATAATATTTATGGACCCTCCATATAAAGAGGAACTTTGTAGAAAAGTTTTGAAAGCTATAAGAAAGGCTGATATAATAGAAAAAAATGGACTTATTATTTGTGAACATCATATATTTGAAGATTTAACAGCTGATGAAGAGGGATTTAAGTTTACTGATAGAAGACTTTACAATAAAAAAGCTATATCTTTTTTTGTAAATGAATAA
- a CDS encoding linear amide C-N hydrolase — protein sequence MLNFLLSIVGIFFCISLFSFGCTGISIKTQDKNFIQGRTIEYGESNLNSKIVISPRGKEYISLTPDGKENGLKWNSKYGFVGATVVLDKFIGEGINEKGLNAGLFYFPHYGSLERYNQKYSNKSIADVELVGWILSNFSSVDEVIDGLKNIKIVNIGFDEKGNPLPTAHWRVSDSFGKNIVIEIINNGEIKIYENKVGVLTNSPDYPWHIKNLNNYINLYTGNAPSFEFNEEKIFSFGAGTGALGLPGDITPPSRFIRAFFYLNSVGNPENSQLAVNKAFHILNNFDIPIEAEFPKEYKNHIPKDVISATQWTAVSDLNNKEFYYKTMYNSQIRKIDLKKIDFEKVKYQALDMDTNKQENILEINIQ from the coding sequence ATGTTAAATTTTTTATTATCTATTGTTGGAATATTTTTTTGTATATCACTATTTTCTTTTGGTTGTACAGGAATTAGTATAAAAACTCAAGACAAAAATTTTATTCAAGGAAGAACCATAGAATATGGTGAAAGTAATCTTAATAGTAAAATTGTTATTTCTCCTAGAGGAAAAGAATATATTTCTCTTACTCCAGATGGAAAAGAAAATGGACTTAAATGGAATTCTAAATATGGTTTTGTTGGTGCTACTGTAGTCTTAGATAAATTTATTGGAGAAGGAATTAATGAAAAAGGATTGAATGCTGGTTTATTTTATTTTCCTCACTATGGAAGCTTAGAAAGATACAATCAAAAGTATTCTAACAAATCTATTGCTGATGTAGAATTAGTTGGTTGGATACTTTCAAATTTTTCTTCTGTAGATGAAGTTATTGATGGATTAAAAAATATAAAAATAGTTAATATTGGATTTGATGAGAAGGGAAATCCTCTACCTACTGCACATTGGAGAGTATCTGATTCTTTTGGAAAAAATATTGTTATTGAAATTATCAATAATGGAGAAATTAAAATATATGAAAATAAAGTGGGCGTTTTAACAAATTCTCCAGATTATCCTTGGCATATAAAAAATCTAAATAATTATATTAATCTTTATACTGGGAATGCCCCTTCTTTTGAATTTAATGAAGAAAAAATATTTTCTTTCGGAGCTGGAACAGGTGCTTTAGGTTTACCTGGAGATATAACTCCTCCTTCAAGATTTATAAGAGCATTTTTCTATTTAAATTCAGTTGGAAATCCAGAAAATTCACAACTTGCTGTAAATAAAGCATTTCATATTTTAAATAATTTTGATATTCCTATTGAAGCTGAATTTCCTAAAGAATACAAAAATCATATTCCAAAGGATGTTATTAGTGCTACACAATGGACTGCTGTAAGTGATTTGAATAATAAAGAATTTTATTATAAGACTATGTACAACAGTCAAATAAGAAAGATTGACTTAAAAAAAATTGATTTTGAAAAAGTAAAATATCAAGCTTTAGATATGGATACAAATAAACAAGAAAATATTTTAGAAATAAACATTCAATAA
- a CDS encoding transketolase translates to MKDINLLSTKANEIRKDIVTMITEAKSGHPGGSLSATDILTTLYFYEMNVDPKNLKMENRDRFVLSKGHAAPALYSVLAERGYFDKEILKTLRKYGSILQGHPDMKKVPGVEISTGSLGQGLSVANGMALNSKIYNIDYRVYVLMGDGETQEGQIWEAAMTASHYKLDNLCAFIDCNNLQIDGNVDKVMNIEPISDKWRAFGWHVIEIDGHNFEQIIGALDEAKTVKGKPTLIVARTVKGKGVSFMENVCGFHGVAPTKEECEKALEELSCND, encoded by the coding sequence ATGAAGGATATTAATCTTTTATCAACAAAAGCTAATGAAATCAGAAAAGATATTGTTACTATGATTACAGAAGCTAAATCTGGACATCCAGGAGGGTCTTTATCAGCAACTGATATTTTAACAACATTATATTTCTATGAAATGAATGTTGACCCAAAAAATTTAAAAATGGAAAATAGAGACAGATTTGTTTTATCAAAAGGACATGCAGCTCCAGCTCTATATTCTGTGTTAGCAGAGAGAGGATATTTTGATAAAGAAATTCTAAAAACTCTTAGAAAATATGGTTCTATTTTACAAGGACATCCTGATATGAAAAAAGTTCCAGGAGTAGAAATTTCTACAGGTTCATTAGGACAAGGATTATCTGTAGCTAATGGAATGGCATTAAATTCTAAAATTTATAATATAGATTATAGAGTTTATGTATTAATGGGAGATGGAGAAACTCAAGAAGGACAAATTTGGGAAGCAGCTATGACAGCCTCTCATTACAAATTAGATAACTTATGTGCTTTCATTGATTGTAACAATCTTCAAATAGATGGAAATGTTGATAAAGTGATGAACATAGAGCCAATTTCTGATAAATGGAGAGCATTTGGTTGGCATGTAATTGAGATAGATGGACATAATTTTGAACAAATTATAGGTGCTCTTGATGAGGCAAAAACAGTAAAAGGAAAGCCAACTTTAATTGTAGCAAGAACAGTAAAAGGAAAAGGAGTTTCATTTATGGAAAATGTTTGTGGTTTCCATGGAGTAGCTCCAACAAAAGAAGAGTGTGAAAAAGCTTTAGAAGAATTATCTTGTAATGATTAG
- a CDS encoding transketolase family protein — protein MIKKATREAYGEALVELGKINKDVVVLDADLSGSTKTSMFKKVFPERHINVGIAEADLIGTAAGLATCGKVVFASTFAMFEAGRAFEQIRNTVAYPKLNVKIAPTHAGISVGEDGGSHQSIEDIALMRSIPGMVVLSPADATETKKMIFAAAEYEGPVYIRMGRLGVPVIFDENYDFQIGVANTLKDGKDVTIAATGLLTYEALKAAEELEKEGISVRVINVGTIKPLDGETILKAAQETKFIVTAEEHSVIGGLGSAISEFLSEVHPTKIKKVGIYDKFGQSGTGNELLEKYELTSEKLISVIKENL, from the coding sequence ATGATAAAAAAAGCAACGAGAGAAGCTTATGGAGAAGCTTTAGTTGAACTTGGAAAAATAAATAAAGATGTAGTAGTTTTAGATGCTGACCTTTCTGGGTCAACAAAAACTAGTATGTTTAAAAAAGTATTTCCAGAAAGACATATTAATGTAGGAATAGCTGAAGCTGATTTAATAGGTACAGCTGCTGGTTTAGCTACATGTGGAAAAGTGGTTTTTGCTTCAACATTTGCTATGTTTGAGGCTGGACGTGCTTTTGAGCAAATTAGAAATACAGTAGCATATCCAAAATTAAATGTAAAAATAGCTCCAACTCATGCTGGAATTTCTGTAGGAGAAGATGGAGGTTCACATCAATCTATAGAAGACATTGCTTTAATGAGAAGCATTCCAGGAATGGTAGTATTATCACCAGCTGATGCTACAGAAACTAAAAAAATGATTTTTGCAGCAGCTGAATATGAAGGACCTGTATATATTAGAATGGGAAGATTAGGAGTTCCTGTAATATTTGATGAAAATTATGATTTTCAAATAGGAGTAGCTAATACTTTAAAAGACGGAAAAGATGTAACAATAGCAGCTACAGGATTATTAACTTATGAAGCTTTAAAAGCAGCTGAAGAGCTAGAAAAAGAGGGAATTTCAGTAAGAGTAATTAATGTAGGAACAATAAAACCACTTGATGGAGAAACTATTTTAAAAGCAGCTCAAGAAACTAAATTTATAGTTACAGCTGAAGAACATTCTGTAATTGGTGGATTAGGTTCAGCTATATCAGAATTTTTATCAGAAGTACATCCAACTAAAATAAAAAAAGTTGGAATTTATGATAAATTTGGACAAAGTGGAACTGGAAATGAACTTTTAGAGAAATATGAGTTAACTTCAGAAAAACTTATTTCTGTAATAAAAGAGAATTTATAA